From Corvus cornix cornix isolate S_Up_H32 chromosome 6, ASM73873v5, whole genome shotgun sequence, one genomic window encodes:
- the LBX1 gene encoding transcription factor LBX1, with protein MTSKEEPKPSSGEERRRSPLDHLPPPANSNKPLTPFSIEDILNKPSVRRSYTLCGTAHLLSAAEKHPPAGLPLSGRALLSQTSPLCALEELASKTFKGLEVSVLQAAEGRDGMTIFGQRQTPKKRRKSRTAFTNHQIYELEKRFLYQKYLSPADRDQIAQQLGLTNAQVITWFQNRRAKLKRDLEEMKADVESAKKLGPNPAVDIVALAELEPSAEGRGKARPGSPPPPPAAARESGAPPPPRPASPPTERPRSRRDSEEEEEEEEEDVEIDVDD; from the exons ATGACTTCCAAAGAAGAACCCAAGCCCTCCTCGGGGGAAGAACGGCGGCGGAGCCCCTTGGATCACCTCCCACCGCCGGCCAACTCCAACAAGCCCCTCACCCCCTTCAGCATCGAGGACATCCTCAACAAGCCCTCGGTGCGGAGGAGTTACACCCTCTGCGGAACGGCCCACCTCCTCTCCGCCGCCGAGAAGCACCCTCCGGCCGGGCTGCCCCTCTCCGGCCGGGCGCTGCTCTCCCAGACCTCGCCCCTCTGCGCCCTGGAAGAGCTGGCCAGCAAGACCTTCAAGGGACTGGAAGTCAGTGTGCTGCAGGCGGCCGAAG GCCGGGACGGGATGACCATCTTCGGTCAGCGGCAAACGCCGAAGAAGCGTCGGAAGTCGCGGACGGCCTTCACCAACCACCAGATCTACGAGCTGGAGAAGCGGTTCCTCTACCAAAAATACCTGTCGCCGGCGGACCGGGACCAGATCGCCCAGCAGCTGGGGCTCACCAACGCCCAGGTCATTACCTGGTTCCAGAACCGCCGCGCCAAGCTCAAGAGAGACCTGGAGGAGATGAAGGCCGACGTGGAATCGGCCAAAAAGCTGGGCCCCAACCCCGCCGTGGACATCGTGGCCTTGGCCGAGCTGGAGCCCAGCGCCGAGGGAAGGGGCAAGGCACGGCCCGggtccccgccgccgccccccgccgccgcccgggaGTCCGgcgctccgccgccgccccgccccgcctcgCCCCCCACGGAGCGGCCCCGCAGCCGCCGGGAcagcgaggaggaggaggaggaggaggaggaggacgtGGAGATCGACGTGGATGACTGA